In Episyrphus balteatus chromosome 4, idEpiBalt1.1, whole genome shotgun sequence, the sequence TCAAGACCACACGCGAAGAAGGCTATGATATAAATTTAGAATTCCGAACAACCTTACCGAATGGAGTTTTGGCTTTTGGAACATCTGGAAGTCAGAATGAACCAGTTAGCTATATACTAGAACTTATTAATGGAAGATTAAATCTCCATTCATCACTGCTCAACAAATGGGAAGGAGTTTTTATTGGATCGAAATTGAACGACAGTAATTGGCATAAGGTATTTGTTGCCATAAATACTTCACATTTGGTTCTTTCGGCCAACGACGAACAAGCGATCTATCCGATTGGATCATATGAAAGTGCCAATGGTAGCCAACCATATTTCCCCTTAACCTACTTAGGAGGAACCATACCAAATTTAAAATCCTATCTAAGGCACCTAACACACCGACCAACAAGTTTTGTAGGATGTATGCAAGACATAGTCATTAATGGCAAATGGATATTCCCGGATGAAAAACCAGATGATAATACATCCTTGGTCAAAATTCAAAGTGGATGTCCGAGATCAGAGCAGTGTAAGCCTAATCCATGTCATTCGAATGGAGAGTGTAAAGATCTATGGCATACGTTTTCATGTGGATGTCAGAGACCTCATTTAGGGCATACGTGCAAATAtagtaatttaaattaaaaagcatATTTTTCTTCAGGTTGTTTTATCAAGAATTCTTTCAGATATAACGGCTGCAACGTTTGGGCACGAAAACACTACGCATTCTGCTGTATTGGTGGAAACCAATGAAACCGCTCGAAGAGCTATTCGGAGTATATTGGATATTTCAATGTTTATTCGAACTCGACAATCAGCGGGACAGATATTTTATCTTGGCAGTGACACTAGAAAAGCCTTGACATCCCCTAGGGGTACAAGTGAGTGTGATTTgtcttgattttttaattatattttgaaatttttttttaaggtgaaattgGAGACTCATATGTTTCAGCAAAACTTCATGGTGGTGAACTTTTAgttaaaatgcaatttaatGGAACACCTGAGGCGTATACTGTAGGTGGAAATAAACTCGACAATGGTTATAATCATCTTATAGAAGTTGTGCGAAATCAAACGTTGGTCCAAGTCAAGCTAAACGGTACCGAGTACTTCCGGAAGACACTGTCATCGACAGGTCAACTGGATGCACAGGTATTGTACTTGGGTGGACCAGCGCCGCCGGCTGTTGATAATTTAGAAAGCAACATGACCAAGGAAGAAGTAGATAAACTATATTTCAAGGGTATCATTCAAGACGTTCAAATAAGCAATGGATCACATGCAATGATTGTAGAGTTGTATCCGTTGAACGAAGAAGATTTACAACTTCCAAAACCATTCGGTGAAGTTACAATTGATCGTAATTCAGTTCTTAAGGGCGCTGTTTCTGATGATTTGTGTCGCAAGAAACCCTGTCAGCATAATGCTGAATGTAAAAACACCTGGAATGACTTTGAATGTACATGTCCCAAAGGGTACAAGGGTAAATTTTGTCAGGATATCGAGTTTTGTCAGTTGAATAAATGTCCAGGCAATGGAGTGTGCCAAAATTTAGACGATGGCTTTGAATGTATCACAAATATGACTTTTAAGGGCAATGAAAAAGCACCTTTGGCCTTTGCTTACTTCTCTGTGAATCCCGAGGAAGAGACTGTTTTGAAGCCTGTTGTTGAAATTTCATATAGAACCAAAACTGGTGGTACACTGTTGTATGTTCAAGATGGCGATCGATATTTTGATGTGGCTGCTTATCGCGATCAAGTTACCGTTCAATGGAAATCGAGCCTAGAACTTCCACAAACAAAACGATTTACAAAAGATAAGTCTGATTTCGAGTGGAGTCGAGTGTTTTTGAGAGTGGAAAATGGAAAGCTTGAAGGTGGTTGGAAGGGATGGGAGGAGACACCAGATCCATCCCCAGCATTCACTCTTGACATTGATCAAAGTGCTTTCCAAGATTTGATTTCCGGCAAATACATGGTTTATTTGGGAGGAATGCCTCTTTCTGATAACCTTTTATCACGCGGCATGACATCGGGGGCGACATTCAAAGGCTGCTTGGGAGAAGCTAGATTAGGTGATCTGatacttccttattttatgaacAACGAAATGTACTCGGAGAACTTACAACCACGTTCACAATTCCGACTCAACTCAACGAAACCCGAAGAGGGTTGTGTCCTTTGCTTCCAAGAAGATTGTAAAAATGAAGCTGTGTGCACAAATCCATCGGAGCAATACGCATGTGACTGTCGACCAGGGTATGAGGGCGATGATTGTTCCATCGATATTGACGAATGTCTATTGGCAAACTGTACAAACAACTCAACTTGCATCGACAAAGTAGCTAGCTTTATTTGCAGCTGCTTGCCTGGTTATGATGGACAATTGTGTGAGCATAACATAGATGAGTGTGCTTCTATGCCATGTCACAATGGTGGAAATTGTACGGACTTGGTAGCGGCTTATCATTGTGACTGTACAGAGGATTATGCTGGCCCACAGTGTGATGTCTTGAAGTTAGTTACATGTGCCGATCAGCCATGCAGATCTGGATCAACGTGTGTGGATGGTTTTAGTAAGTTCTTTATAACCAGgtagttttattttcaaatactaaatttttgttaaatgtttttcTAGATATGACAACAGGAAATAACTTCACATGCTTTTGTATGCAAGGGTTGCAGGGTCCTCTGTGTGATGTTCCCTTCTGCCAAGTTGAACCATGTCAAAATGGTGGTTTTTGTCTAACAACAGAACCAACGGTGAGTGTTTTTACATCATGTATGGTATAGAATTGGAAttgatctttttatttttgtacagcCACCTATTTGCCAATGTAGCATAGGATACACAGGACGATTTTGTGAAATCGATATCAACGAATGCGACCCTGAACCTTGTCAAAATGGTGGAGAATGCAAAGATTCAATAGGCAGTTATTCCTGCAACTGCACTGGCACTGGCTTTGAAGGTCAAATGTGCGAGATTGATATCGACGAATGTCAAACTGGTCCTGTCAAGTGTGGTGGGCGAGGAGTTTGTATGAATACCCGTGGTTCATTCAAATGTCTTTGTGAAGTTAAGCTATGTGGATCAGAATGTAACGTCTTGGATCCTTGCCAGCAACAAGACATGTGCATGAATGGTGGAATTTGTGTAGAAGCATGTACAGATGTCGCTGATTATTACTGCAACTGCACAGATGGATTTGGTGGAAAGAACTGCTCAGCGATGGTAATTTGTTTCCTGAATTCCACAAACTGAACTCAGTTATATttcgaatttttgtttatagatTGTGGCTAAGGACGATGGTCCATCAACTGCAGACATAGCAATTATTGTCATTCCAGTAGTAGTTATTCTACTACTTATCGCTGCTGCTTTGTTGGGTACATTCTTGGTGATGGCACGCAACAAACGGGCAACAAGAGGCACGTACAGTCCCAGTGCTCAGGAATATTGTAATCCACGTTTGGAAATGGACAATGTGCTCAAGCCTCCCCCTGAAGAACGTCTGATTTAGTGCGGTGCATTAGAACATTCTTcgttggttgttttattttaatttttttatatataataaatgtTATATCTGGCGTAATGATGGGATGAGAATTACTTAGTATTTTCatcgagtttatttttttcttttatactatttttgaatTCTCAGATTTTTTCGTACTTAATAAGtacttaataaattaatttattatttaattagaaACTATGAATAAGGAACTTGTTTGATCCTCTTGTTAGTAAACTTACCATTCCGTCGTGTGAATATAAttcgtttaaattataaattaaacttaaaaaaatttattatgatACTGAGCAACAAATCCTTCCATAATTgtaaatttacatttaaaataaaaatatgcatATAAATAATATGAATTAAGTGTCCTTAAAAAGAGAGGTAggtttaaataagaaaaaaataatgaacgaatattttttataatacaaataaaatatgttaatgttgattatttttttctataacattttttaatttttacgcattttaaaaagtttttttttttaaagtagtttatacaataaataaaaaatgtagatagaaaattattcaaaaaataaaaacaaatgcgGACTCAATTCAAtgttataaatatttgaaactttttttaggcaaatattaaattaattgttaTTATACATTTATACTTGTgtaggtaaaataataaaaaattaaaacaaatacatttttgtcgaaattaatattttataataaaaataaaaaatctaaatgaacaaaataataaatttaagaaattgtaatttaagtatttttttaagtttaaacaaAGACGgcataaaaataattgattaaatatttatacGCAATATTTGTGATAATTCgtaagtttaaaacaaaaaaaaaaaataaaatatgcagAATTTCGCTGTATGTAAAATAAtgtatataaaatgtttttatttctacCGAGGTTCTTTTTGGTGtgcatttgaattaatttttaatctaaaaGGCAGCCACCACAGCGTCCTGCATTGTCCCCATAAGATAggtaacactggtcaacaaggtttttgccacaacaaccaaaatatacttttctagtagtttttgatgtgctgaactcgaatctgaagtcaaaaaattgttattggcctcgtttttgaaatattacctttagaaactgtcaaaaaacgtcattttggctgttttcgaggctatgtttttatgtggggtagttcattttgaactaatttgtaacggtgcctataagaactggttttattctttcaaataatgtttaaatctttccgatatctcttttaatgcccgagatatttaaaatttaagtagcggtctttgaatcagaaacaacacaggccaaccaaattaatctttttttgccacaagaaccaaaatatacttttctgaaggtttttgggttgctgagctcgaatccgcaatcaaaaaaattctattagccttcgttcttgaaatatttccgttataaaatgcaaaaaaagtttttttttataacggtaatatttcaagaacgaaggctaatagaacttttctgattgcggattcgagttcagtaacccaaaaaccttctgaaaagtatattttggttcttgcggcataaattctgtgaccagtgacttaaactttagattaagtttagtttctctttggcttattaattgaaacttaagatatctcgagcaataaaaaaaatatcgggaaaatttaaacagtttttgaaagaaaaatatctgttcttataatcaccgttacaaatttgtttataataaattaccccacataaaaacagaacctcgaaaacagccaaaatgacgatttttagcattttataaaggtaatatttcaaaaacagaggccaataaaatttttccgacttcagattcggattcaacaCCCCTAAAACTATtagaaagtatattttggttctaatggcaaaaaaaagttaaattttgttgaccagtgtaattgttGTGCTACCAACTAATTTTTTGTGGACCTTTTGATGTGGTTAGTCTTGGAGGATCTagcaagatttttttcaatgttttatttgTAATCTTTTATTTCTAAAGTGGAGCTTGGTCTTTAATTTCATTGGAATACGTTGCATATATGAAGGTTGCCCTAAATTTTTATCTAAGAGTATGCAATGATATTCAGCATAAATTTGCACTTAACTCTCTAGATGACTGTTATTTGCTTTGAAAATCGACAGAACAATAAATCACAAAAATCGCTCTTAGGTCACCAAACTGGGTGTTGTTAAATTCTTGCTTTCAACTGATTTTTCAGAAACAGGGAAACAGGAGTACTAGTAGTACTGAGTTAAACATCTCATTTTCGTTTGATTTCTAAATAAAGTacatattttctaataaaaaatcgATCAACAAgttataagaaaaagaaaattaaacatcGATTAACCAGATACCCTAATCCTCACaagtcattaaaaattcataggGTAAACGAACACGTTTAGCGAAGGGCACATTGTAATATTGAGAAAGGATTATTATATTACTACCCCCTGCTATATTTAATGTTAGGGGTGCATTTGCGTTCTCATGGAAACGGCagtgaaatgaaaataaacaaaacattttcgTTTGAAACTTCCAAATAGATTATTCATCAAAAGAAAGCCTTGacgaaaacatacatttttttaccttcctcttaaaaataaattctaaacaaaaaaaattatgatcttCCAAGAAAAGTGCATTTTCGTCTTCCTATTTATTGTGATATATTTGCATCAAAGTAAAAGTACAAACTCACAAAACGTAAATAggactttatttttgtataatcaTCCATATTCATGCAAAACTAATGAGTTTTATAATTTGGATTATTTTATGTGTGTACAATGTGAATCTAAGGAATATTTAACACCCAGTTTTGATAGTGAGTATCTTTGattcaaaaaacaacaaaatcaaaacaaagcCATTACTTTTAGAACTAACATGTGATTGTAAAAAGAACACCACCAAACTTGCTATCTATGATTCTTCGAAAAATCAACCAATTTGTTTGGAaccatgtaaaaataaaaagaacttcAAATGTCCAAATACAACAATGCTATCTTATCCCGAAAATCCTTGTACCTTCAAGTTCATAAATTACACATCAGGAGATCAAAATGGTACAACAAAGAGTATTCGCATCACAAACTCTCACTTACATGAGAATGACTGCATCTGTGATTTGAAATACAATTATCTCTATGTTGACTTTTGTGTATGGAAACCACTGTTGAAAAACTATCTCCATCACAACGCTTTCTGGAAGCGAGGAAGATTTTACGTCGATTTGAAGTTCATAGCATTCTTCTGTCAATCGCTTCAGAACATGACAGCATGCAATAATTTGGCTAATTTATGTGTCCAATCGTTTTTCGATACCGACAAAAATTCACCATGCAGTGTTTTTCTCCTGGGCCAGGCTTCTGATGCTGCACTCTACACTAGCATGGGAGAGAAACTTGGTGGGTTAAgaccatttttattttacaaaaaaggcaAAGATACTGTACAGGAAAtcgaagaaaaaattcaaatttcggtAGGGACAAAATATTTGCATGACTAAATTGtgactatatattttttttgggtacAATTTTCTTTAGGATGATAAGTTAAAACTGTTTTCTACAGTGTATTCAATGGATGGTCAACTTATTCGATGGGAAGATTTGCAACTGAACAGAATCAATCATTGTGGACACGATTTGTATGAAATGCATGGAGAtttacagtttttcaaaaatgatcgGATAAGCTGTTTCCTGACACTCGAAACTATCATAGACATGGCCTCTACTTACGCAAACAAATATTTCTTTAGCATTTTTCTAAATCATACGAGAGAAGAAAGCAATCGATACTTGCAGCAGATACCCGTGTTGATTCAGAATGCATTTGAAGGGAATAATGTGagtaaaaaaactaacatgtttcttaaactaaattatatatgtacatatatcttTTCAGGAACTCAATTCTGCTGAATGGCAGTTAGTTAAACGTTTTCAAATAATTGAAGCtcaagatatattttttaacacaGCAAATCAACAAATTTTAGTGTATGAAGATTCATATAAGCTACGACTCTTCAAATCGATAAAAGTTTTGCGAAAATTCGAGTTCCGTTGTACTGTGACAGAagataacaaaaatacaattcCCTTAATAGTTCTAGACTATCATACAATTGACTTATCTCTCAATAATTCCCTCAGTGAAAAgtacaaatttgaatttttagttaaattcgAAAAAGATACTGGCTCAGGAATACTTTATGAAATAGTTTTACCTATTTTCATAGCCATCAGTTTATTGTTTGCAGTTTTCAGggcttatatttttaaatgtcgTAGAAATCTTGAATGTTCTGAAATGGTTGTCTTTGTTCAAGCATTATATAATTTTGTGTCGAATGTGGGAAATTCTTTGTTGGCCGTTGTAATCATAGATGCCTTTTACTCAGTTACAACTTTTCTAATTGGTAATCATGAGCTATTAATGGCAGTTGAAAACAATCATGTATTTGAGTTTTGTATATATTGTGCTCTCATTTTGAAGGTAATtacggtttaaaaaaaaagaataattttactcagttttcatttttttaggctttctacttttttataaacttttggAGAATCTCtcaaattgatatatttttcgTGGATTGGGAACGACCAAAGAGTTCTGATGTTTCTTTacatttgaaaaacaatttggaTACATCATCACAGTGCTCCAGCGTagtttttctattacattaacggaaacagaaaatttgaataaaattgaccgTTACATTTACAGATTCGAACATTTACTGAGAATAACGTATCAGCATGGAGGATATTCTTTTTGGCAAACGAATGGATTGATTTGagttgtaaacaaaaaacttcatttttcgTTCAGGGCTTTGTTTcgttaattattttttgggtaggtgcaaaaaaatcgtaatttttaaatttattcaaaatttctcTTATTATCACAGATTATCAACACTTGCTTGCCATCATTCTATTCgaattcaacttttaaaatatttacttgTGCTGTTGTATACTCTTCTGTTCAACTCATACAATATTTGTGCAGAAGCTTTATACTTTATAAAGTGATTGGTaatccattgaaaaaatttctgGATATTTGTACATTGGCAAATGTATCCATATTTACCCTAATGGATTGTTCTTATGGGTTTTATATTCATGGAAGATCTCCACATGGATTTTCCGATACGGATATGTCTTCAATGATTTTTCAATTACAACGTGAATCTCAAAATATGTGCGGGAAAAAAGGACTTTTGAGTGATTCGGATTTTCAAACATATATTGTGCTTCCTCCGTTAAATTTGAGGTAAGATAATAATGGGGTAAGGGCTAACGActgaaaattatagaaaaacaaaaatcgcaGATAAGgtacattagttttttttttaactctggcTACCTATCGACTTTGGTAACGGATCTGTTGATTACTCCTCGCGTATCCATAAAATTCACTAGTTTTTTTTCCTTATGCTCTCACTAACGAAAAAATCATCAACcctattttgaatgaaaactccAGGGAAAAAGTGTTGAATGAAAAAGTCTCCCAATCAAAAAGCTTCCACAAATGTTGCTCCCTTTTTCATCATTATTAACGACAAGGGAATCAAATTAAAACGGATAAGTAACGATATTCTTTTACGGTTGGCAGCCTTTCTCACGAACACATTTCCCCGAGAGTTTTTATTCAGAATAAAACAGCTCTTCTAATATTCGTTCGAATTTGAAAACAGAAACGAAAATTGAATCCCTACGGATTAAAAACGGTTGTTCTGATTTCCATTCTACTTTTTTGTTGGAGACTATTGTTTTCCGGTAGCAAATTGCTACCCGGAttgaaaacggcaaaaatttgtcGAGTTGTAGATCCATTCGTTTTTCAATACACCTATGAAtccgcaaaatgtgttcgaatacggaaCTCGGAGCAGCTAAAATTCGAAAACGGGAAAAATAGAATTCAAATGGAAATCAGAACAGCCGTGTAAGGCTGAATAGCTTCACATTATTGATTCTCCTTGGGGTTTAAGGCTGATAGAGAAATGTGGATGAAACAGAATTACATGTTTTCATAGAGATGAAGATctcatctaacaaaaaaaaaaaaaaacaaactgaagAACTTACAAAACAAGTCATGTAACTGGAGAATTCATTTCTATTTATGCTTCTAGAAAACATATTGAAAAGCTCTTGCCATCGAAACAAAAATCAGTCAATTTATCCCAGTCTCATTTACAAAAGGATCATGGATTTGCTAGTATGAATGCAGAGGGAGTGTTGGAAAGAACTACAACCACATACAACAGAGTGAATAGATTTTTCTGTGCCTTTATTGATCATGTAAGCTTTAGCTCTCATGCATTTTTTACTATGtactttatttgataaaatgaATTCCAATCACAGGCTATCAAGGATATGGACTACATTATTAAGGAGAAAACATTTGCTGAACAAATGCTGAGTTGTGAGTTTGAAAGTTTTGTTGCAGAACGTAAGTTACTTGGAATAGTTGcctagtttattttttaaagataaaggGGCCAATCCATAGAATCCGTCGCGTGAGTTACGttgaagttttcaactgacagcccgataaaatacacacgttttATGAGAATCGACCCATACATGACGGACTCGACGGATCCGTTTTATGGATCGGTtctcataagaacgtgtgtattttatcagGCTGTCAGTTTAATCCGTCGACGTAACGGATgcgacggattctatgggttgggcccttaacAAAGAATTTGCCTCTGGTAGAAAGAGAAGAGGGGAATCCTCTGAGATTTTAGAAACGTAAACTGGCAAAATGTTCATTATACGGAAAGGAGTAGGTAATAATAATTGGGTCTTTTGTTTTACAGAAAAAGGGACATTTTATATCGACAACAGTCTGACCTTCAGTTCACTCTTTCTCTATGGAAATcaaatggaaatttttattatggaacttttaattttcttgacCATGAATTTATTAACAAACAATTATACAATTTCAATAATTGttgtttgcattttaaataagTTATTTCAGAAATTGTTTCGTTTCTGGGTCAAGAACAATATAAGCATTAAAACATTAATAGATAAGCGATTTTTAATGTAATTACCTACCTACATTatgtattatttgttttataaattgtaaatatataaataaattaataaataaaaatgtaatctAATCTGCAATCGTTTGCTACAAGTACAAGGGTGTTCTTTTGggattgttagtttttttttttttgaaattcaaataacCCGAAAACGGTGGGTGGGCTTATAACGGATTTAGGAGACTTCGAGTTCGagaaatcatttttgtttacagAAGCGATGGATTCAATAAGAACTTCAtgtataatattaaataaagttaattttaactCACCTGAACATGTTAACCATTgaataaatagttaaaaaagtagggatgcaaacgatacatcgatgttttcaaaacatcgatgtttttgtgaaaaacatcgatgtatacatcgatgtttctcAAGCCGATACATCGCCGATACATCGACGCTAAATTTGCAAAACATCGACATCGTTCATTTTGTtactcgtttttctttttttgcataataacagaacttgaactctcaaactcaatcttttttgtctagttttcaaagcttcaaagttttgtCTGAGAGAGATGCAGATGATTAGGATTTTGATAtatgaaaatatcaaaaataactcataaaacatacaaaataaatcgTCTTCAACGACAATCAATACAACTATGAGTGAAACAGAAGTAGAAATGTACCTCTCATCTCCTGTTACACCAATTAAAAGtgacgcaattttttttttggcaagatatgaaaactctttttccaaaacttgcACTGGTTCAAATGGTATATCTTCCCATCGAAGTTACGTCTGTTCCAACGGAACGTTTGTTTTCGGAGGCTGGGTCAACCATCACCCAGGATAGAAACAGGCTTCTGGGCACTAGACTGTCCAAACTTCTCCTGAACTCAATTTCTGAATTACTTTCtaccaaataaataaacaatgtaAATCCAATGTAAGAAATAATGAGCTCCGtttgcttagaattgatagtatTTATATactataaataaaaacgaaaatcgtattaagaaaatatgtttcattttgttgataaatttttctgttttgtggTACCTTAAAACTGAATTCAAGttaggtttttgggttttaaacagataagacatacaaattttgttctttagatacagtagatcgtatttatgtccaacaacaaaaacatcggaaaaacatcgatgtatcgaagatagaaccgatgtttttttaacatcgatgttgtaaataaaacatcgatgttttcaaacatcgatgttttttttaacgatgttgCATCCCTATAAAAAAGGCtcttaattaaacaaaaatcattttaaaattcacttGTTTAATCTTGCACCAAACCAAAGACCAAAATGTCATCAATCTAGTAGATAGCAGAAAACTGAGTGCAAATTACAGTGCTGGCGAATTTAAACCCAGACTAGAAACATTGGTACAattgtatcaaaaatattttttaatgagaataaAGTACTTTTTGACGTGGCCGTGTCGAGATCAATAGAAATATACGTTGTGCGCGATACGGCTTAAACTGTATGTTCACCGCTGATGTTTTTAAAGCCAggataatacaaaatatttgacTTACATTTTTTTGCACGATTCTGGTTTACagtagctgcgttcctttggaaatatttatctactttttagtacttaaaactactttgatctactttgctatactgaaaaagtagttcaaagcagctttaagtactaaaaagtagataaatatttccaaaggaacgcagctagtTTTGATAGTGCCAATTTTGATTCTGTGTGAAAACCTCTTTCATAAAGCTGAGCCCACACTAGGTTGATCAACACGTTCAACATACGTTCCAAATCGACATACGGAACAGTTTAACTATTCTAAATTATTCTAACTGAAGCATATAGCATATACATCAATTGAGCCAGTT encodes:
- the LOC129918062 gene encoding meckelin, with the protein product MIFQEKCIFVFLFIVIYLHQSKSTNSQNVNRTLFLYNHPYSCKTNEFYNLDYFMCVQCESKEYLTPSFDKLTCDCKKNTTKLAIYDSSKNQPICLEPCKNKKNFKCPNTTMLSYPENPCTFKFINYTSGDQNGTTKSIRITNSHLHENDCICDLKYNYLYVDFCVWKPLLKNYLHHNAFWKRGRFYVDLKFIAFFCQSLQNMTACNNLANLCVQSFFDTDKNSPCSVFLLGQASDAALYTSMGEKLGGLRPFLFYKKGKDTVQEIEEKIQISDDKLKLFSTVYSMDGQLIRWEDLQLNRINHCGHDLYEMHGDLQFFKNDRISCFLTLETIIDMASTYANKYFFSIFLNHTREESNRYLQQIPVLIQNAFEGNNELNSAEWQLVKRFQIIEAQDIFFNTANQQILVYEDSYKLRLFKSIKVLRKFEFRCTVTEDNKNTIPLIVLDYHTIDLSLNNSLSEKYKFEFLVKFEKDTGSGILYEIVLPIFIAISLLFAVFRAYIFKCRRNLECSEMVVFVQALYNFVSNVGNSLLAVVIIDAFYSVTTFLIGNHELLMAVENNHVFEFCIYCALILKAFYFFINFWRISQIDIFFVDWERPKSSDVSLHLKNNLDTSSQCSSIRTFTENNVSAWRIFFLANEWIDLSCKQKTSFFVQGFVSLIIFWIINTCLPSFYSNSTFKIFTCAVVYSSVQLIQYLCRSFILYKVIGNPLKKFLDICTLANVSIFTLMDCSYGFYIHGRSPHGFSDTDMSSMIFQLQRESQNMCGKKGLLSDSDFQTYIVLPPLNLRKHIEKLLPSKQKSVNLSQSHLQKDHGFASMNAEGVLERTTTTYNRVNRFFCAFIDHAIKDMDYIIKEKTFAEQMLSCEFESFVAEQKGTFYIDNSLTFSSLFLYGNQMEIFIMELLIFLTMNLLTNNYTISIIVVCILNKLFQKLFRFWVKNNISIKTLIDKRFLM